In Amycolatopsis endophytica, the following are encoded in one genomic region:
- the dhaL gene encoding dihydroxyacetone kinase subunit DhaL — protein MDTRAWIGRFAAVIDERGAELTELDRLAGDGDYGTNLRSALGRVRANLSAENPSTPGAVFTAVSNAFLNTGGTSGPLFGMWFREFAKGLGDEVTTRSLATAATEAEGTVRRLGGAEVGHKTMVDAMVPAARALSDAAERGAPVETALKEAAAAADTGARSTEALLAKRGRASYVGEHARGVVDPGALTVAWFFAAAVS, from the coding sequence ATGGACACTCGAGCCTGGATCGGCCGGTTCGCCGCCGTGATCGACGAGCGTGGCGCCGAACTCACCGAACTCGACCGCCTGGCAGGCGACGGTGACTACGGCACGAACCTGCGTTCGGCTCTCGGCCGGGTGCGCGCCAACCTCTCCGCGGAGAATCCCAGCACACCGGGCGCCGTGTTCACCGCGGTGTCCAACGCCTTCCTCAACACGGGCGGCACGAGCGGTCCGCTGTTCGGCATGTGGTTCCGCGAGTTCGCGAAGGGACTCGGCGACGAGGTGACGACGCGATCACTGGCCACGGCGGCGACCGAGGCGGAAGGGACGGTCCGCCGGCTCGGCGGCGCCGAAGTCGGGCACAAAACCATGGTCGACGCCATGGTCCCCGCTGCTCGTGCGTTGTCCGACGCGGCGGAGCGGGGTGCTCCCGTGGAGACGGCGTTGAAGGAGGCCGCCGCCGCGGCCGATACCGGGGCGCGGTCGACCGAGGCGTTGCTGGCGAAGCGGGGGCGGGCCAGTTACGTGGGGGAGCACGCTCGCGGGGTCGTCGATCCGGGCGCGTTGACCGTCGCCTGGTTCTTCGCCGCCGCTGTTTCGTAG
- a CDS encoding IclR family transcriptional regulator translates to MIQSVDRAVRVLAVLQAERRLSLSEIAARLGLAPSTVHGIIKTLQSHGLVLQDRESARYRLGPAVLKLGNVYLDTLELRSRALTWAAELARTTGSAVRTGVLLPGEVMIVHHEPRPDGSRQMPEVGIVIPAHACALGKAMLAWSPDLAPEEPRSMTRDTVTDPGELAAHLARIRDEALATEVEEAVIGECGVAAPIFDAAGDVAGAIGVVVPMTDWPAGPTVPGAVREAARAVSRELGAPAWPPQA, encoded by the coding sequence GTGATCCAGTCCGTCGACCGGGCGGTCCGCGTGCTCGCCGTGCTGCAGGCGGAACGGCGGCTGAGCCTGTCCGAGATCGCCGCCCGGCTCGGGCTGGCACCGTCCACAGTGCACGGCATCATCAAGACCCTGCAGAGCCACGGCCTGGTGCTGCAGGACCGCGAGTCCGCTCGCTACCGGCTGGGCCCGGCCGTGCTCAAGCTCGGCAACGTCTACCTGGACACCCTCGAACTCCGCTCCCGCGCCCTGACCTGGGCCGCGGAACTGGCCCGCACGACCGGGTCCGCGGTGCGGACCGGGGTGTTGCTGCCGGGCGAGGTGATGATCGTGCACCACGAGCCGCGCCCGGACGGGTCACGTCAGATGCCGGAGGTCGGGATCGTCATCCCGGCCCACGCGTGCGCGCTGGGCAAGGCGATGCTGGCCTGGTCGCCGGACCTCGCGCCGGAGGAGCCGCGCAGCATGACCCGGGACACCGTGACCGATCCGGGCGAGCTGGCCGCGCACCTGGCGCGGATCCGCGACGAGGCGCTGGCGACCGAGGTGGAGGAGGCGGTGATCGGCGAATGCGGTGTCGCCGCGCCGATCTTCGACGCCGCGGGAGACGTCGCCGGGGCGATCGGGGTCGTGGTGCCGATGACGGACTGGCCTGCCGGACCGACGGTGCCCGGAGCGGTCCGCGAGGCGGCGCGGGCGGTCTCCCGCGAGCTGGGCGCACCGGCCTGGCCACCGCAGGCATGA
- a CDS encoding polysaccharide deacetylase family protein: protein MTEQLSPWQWDEPTWRGHVERVRAGRSLRPSSWPGGARVAVALSFDSDHETPALRDGEVLPGKLAQGEYGARVGVPRILRLLDSFSAPATFFMPAVSALLHDGEVKSYVDGGHEVALHGWIHERNTSLPPETERDLAFRAADTLERLAGTRPVGIRTPSWDFSAHTLEITRELGLAYDSSLMADDDCYELLADGEPTGVVELPVEWIRDDAPYFMMDRFASLRPYTPPRGVLPIWRDEFDAAHAEGGLFQLTLHPHIIGHRSRMAVLAELLEHIGGHDVWFATHAQVVAHVLAEQETP from the coding sequence GTGACCGAGCAGCTTTCCCCGTGGCAGTGGGACGAACCCACGTGGCGGGGCCATGTCGAGCGCGTGCGGGCCGGGCGGTCGCTGCGGCCGTCGTCGTGGCCGGGTGGCGCACGCGTCGCGGTGGCGTTGTCGTTCGACTCCGACCACGAAACACCCGCCCTGCGCGACGGTGAGGTGCTGCCCGGCAAGCTCGCCCAGGGCGAGTACGGCGCGCGGGTCGGCGTGCCGCGCATCCTGCGCCTGCTGGATTCCTTCTCCGCGCCGGCCACGTTCTTCATGCCCGCCGTGTCGGCGCTGCTGCACGACGGCGAGGTGAAGTCCTACGTGGATGGCGGGCATGAGGTCGCGCTGCACGGCTGGATCCACGAGCGCAACACCTCGCTGCCCCCGGAGACCGAACGGGACCTCGCCTTCCGCGCGGCCGACACGCTGGAGCGGCTGGCAGGCACCCGTCCGGTGGGCATCCGCACGCCGTCGTGGGACTTCTCCGCGCACACCCTGGAGATCACGCGCGAACTGGGACTTGCCTACGACTCGTCGCTGATGGCCGACGACGACTGCTACGAACTGCTGGCCGACGGCGAACCCACCGGGGTCGTCGAGCTGCCGGTGGAGTGGATCCGCGACGACGCACCGTATTTCATGATGGACCGGTTCGCGTCGCTGCGCCCGTACACACCGCCGCGCGGGGTCCTGCCGATCTGGCGTGACGAGTTCGACGCCGCCCATGCCGAGGGCGGGCTGTTCCAGCTCACCCTGCACCCGCACATCATCGGCCACCGCTCGCGGATGGCCGTCCTCGCCGAGCTGCTGGAGCACATCGGCGGTCACGACGTCTGGTTCGCCACGCACGCCCAGGTCGTCGCCCACGTCCTCGCCGAGCAGGAGACACCATGA
- a CDS encoding SAM-dependent methyltransferase, with amino-acid sequence MSSSPSQVPVGVDPTRPSIARVYDGFLGGKDHYEVDRAVMQKINQAVPEAVDIARGNRGFLNRACRFLATQTGVTQYLDCGSGLPTAENTHQIVQRAKPETTVVYVDNDPVVLAHGRALLEENDFVHMIEGDIFVPSAVLGHEVVRRHLDFTQPLALLHVGTLHHYEGDGAVDIMRAYIDALPSGSYVVFSHFFDPEVPQLTEVAKRIEDILVNGPMGAGRFRTREEILAMLPGLELIRPNALSEPGALAPCDAWWPDGPRLNPLSDAGQCIVGVVGRKP; translated from the coding sequence ATGTCTTCGTCACCCAGTCAGGTGCCGGTCGGCGTCGATCCCACGCGGCCCAGCATCGCCCGCGTCTACGACGGGTTCCTCGGCGGCAAGGACCACTACGAGGTCGACCGCGCGGTCATGCAGAAGATCAACCAGGCGGTGCCCGAGGCAGTCGACATCGCCCGCGGCAACCGCGGTTTCCTCAACCGCGCCTGCCGTTTCCTGGCCACGCAGACGGGGGTGACCCAGTACCTCGACTGCGGTTCCGGCCTGCCCACAGCGGAGAACACGCACCAGATCGTGCAGCGCGCCAAGCCCGAGACGACGGTCGTGTACGTCGACAACGACCCGGTCGTCCTCGCGCACGGCCGCGCGCTGCTGGAGGAGAACGACTTCGTCCACATGATCGAGGGCGACATCTTCGTTCCGTCGGCGGTGCTGGGACACGAGGTCGTGCGGCGGCACCTCGACTTCACCCAGCCGCTGGCGCTCCTGCACGTCGGCACCCTGCACCACTACGAGGGCGATGGTGCGGTGGACATCATGCGCGCCTACATCGACGCGCTGCCCTCCGGGTCCTACGTCGTGTTCTCGCATTTCTTCGACCCCGAGGTGCCGCAGCTGACCGAGGTCGCGAAGCGGATCGAGGACATCCTCGTCAACGGGCCGATGGGCGCCGGCCGGTTCCGCACGCGCGAGGAGATCCTCGCGATGCTGCCCGGCCTGGAACTGATCAGGCCGAACGCCCTGTCCGAGCCGGGCGCGCTGGCGCCGTGCGACGCGTGGTGGCCGGACGGTCCGCGCCTCAACCCGCTCAGTGACGCGGGCCAGTGCATCGTCGGCGTGGTGGGCCGCAAGCCGTAA
- a CDS encoding Lrp/AsnC family transcriptional regulator — protein sequence MPKDVKTRELDRRIVAALQLNGRASWGAIARHTGTSESTVLRRAGQLTESGQLRVIGVVDVLRCGLGVPVLVRFRCRPGTAGAVAEAVAARPETRYASVLTGSADLTAELVLPTHSDIARIQSDGLPGGDDVLETETLAVMRTFTSNHDWDSGVLGADAVAGLRGREVRPFEEQLWERPPEQPDELDLAIIAALGEDGRMSFKELSRQVGGSESTAARRVDSLVKRGCLRFRTLAEPEILGYTVEFMLWLSVLPAHLDAAGQQLAAHPGTRYLSATTGRFNLVGQVVLRHYGELYRHTTDVVGALPGLRAADVTLQVSTLKRAWTPTPRTVLEDA from the coding sequence ATGCCTAAGGACGTCAAAACACGCGAGCTGGATCGCCGTATCGTGGCGGCACTGCAGCTCAACGGCCGGGCGTCCTGGGGCGCGATCGCCCGGCACACCGGCACCAGCGAGTCCACGGTGCTGCGCCGGGCGGGCCAGCTCACCGAGAGCGGGCAACTGCGCGTGATCGGCGTCGTCGACGTGCTGCGGTGCGGGCTCGGCGTGCCGGTGCTGGTGCGGTTCCGCTGCCGCCCGGGCACCGCGGGCGCGGTCGCCGAGGCTGTCGCGGCCCGTCCGGAAACGCGCTACGCGAGCGTGCTGACCGGCAGCGCCGACCTCACCGCCGAACTGGTGCTGCCCACGCACTCCGACATCGCGCGCATCCAGTCCGACGGACTGCCCGGCGGCGACGACGTCCTGGAGACCGAAACGCTCGCCGTCATGCGCACCTTCACCTCCAACCACGACTGGGACTCCGGCGTGCTCGGCGCGGACGCCGTCGCGGGCCTGCGCGGACGGGAGGTGCGGCCGTTCGAGGAGCAGCTGTGGGAGCGGCCGCCGGAGCAGCCGGACGAGCTGGACCTGGCGATCATCGCCGCGCTCGGCGAGGACGGCCGGATGTCGTTCAAGGAGCTGTCCCGGCAGGTCGGCGGCAGCGAGTCGACCGCGGCGCGGCGGGTGGACAGCCTCGTCAAGCGCGGCTGCCTGCGCTTCCGGACCCTGGCCGAACCGGAGATCCTCGGCTACACCGTCGAGTTCATGCTGTGGCTGTCGGTGCTGCCCGCCCACCTGGACGCGGCCGGGCAGCAGCTGGCGGCCCATCCGGGCACGCGCTACCTGTCCGCGACCACCGGCCGGTTCAACCTGGTCGGCCAGGTCGTGCTGCGCCACTACGGCGAGCTCTACCGCCACACCACCGATGTCGTGGGCGCGCTGCCCGGCCTGCGGGCCGCGGACGTCACGCTGCAGGTCTCCACCCTCAAGCGCGCCTGGACCCCCACTCCCCGAACCGTTCTGGAGGACGCGTGA
- the bdeA gene encoding bis(hydroxyethyl) terephthalate hydrolase: MRRSPRHLAGLVTALALVAGTAAATVPAQAADNPYERGPDPTESSIEASRGSFAVSQTRVSSLVVTGFGGGTIYYPTDTSQGTFGAVAISPGFTADQSSIAWIGPRLASQGFVVFTIDTITRYDQPASRGDQLLAALDYLTQRSSVRTRIDTSRLGVAGHSMGGGGTLEAANDRPALQAAVPLAPWDLNKNFSGVRVPTFIIGGEADTVAPVSSHSQPFYSTLPGTLDKAYMELDNASHFFPNLPNTTMAKYMISWFKRFIDDDTRYDQFLCPVPNDSDISEYRSTCPY; this comes from the coding sequence GTGCGACGTTCACCAAGACATCTGGCCGGGCTCGTCACGGCGCTGGCGCTGGTCGCGGGCACCGCGGCCGCGACGGTTCCCGCCCAGGCCGCGGACAACCCCTACGAGCGCGGCCCCGACCCGACCGAGTCGAGCATCGAAGCCTCCCGAGGCTCGTTCGCCGTGTCGCAGACCCGCGTGTCCTCGCTGGTCGTGACCGGCTTCGGCGGCGGCACCATCTACTATCCGACCGACACCAGCCAGGGCACGTTCGGCGCGGTCGCGATCTCGCCCGGCTTCACCGCCGACCAGTCCAGCATCGCCTGGATCGGCCCGCGCCTGGCGTCCCAGGGCTTCGTGGTGTTCACCATCGACACCATCACCCGCTACGACCAGCCCGCCAGCCGCGGCGACCAGCTGCTGGCCGCACTGGACTACCTGACGCAGCGCAGCTCGGTACGCACCCGGATCGACACCAGCCGCCTCGGCGTCGCCGGGCACTCGATGGGTGGCGGCGGCACGCTCGAAGCCGCGAACGACCGGCCCGCGCTGCAGGCCGCGGTGCCGCTCGCGCCGTGGGACCTGAACAAGAACTTCTCCGGGGTGCGGGTCCCGACGTTCATCATCGGCGGCGAGGCCGACACGGTCGCGCCCGTGTCGTCGCATTCCCAGCCGTTCTACTCGACGCTGCCCGGGACGCTCGACAAGGCCTACATGGAGCTGGACAACGCGTCGCACTTCTTCCCGAACCTGCCGAACACCACGATGGCCAAGTACATGATCTCGTGGTTCAAGCGGTTCATCGACGACGACACCCGCTACGACCAGTTCCTCTGCCCGGTGCCGAACGATTCGGATATCAGCGAGTACCGCTCCACCTGCCCGTACTGA
- a CDS encoding helix-turn-helix transcriptional regulator, with the protein MGADAVGQVALRGRDRELTVLRRALGDARDGRGGGLVVLGGPGSGRSALLAAARAEASGFTVRAARGVESERGLPHCGLLQLLPGQADPPTDPLRLGHTVHAAIAQVPAPLLCLVDDADLLDPESREALAFAARRLSALPVLVLFSATGPIDGLPGLWLDPLDREASARVVADHGVADPAPDLLDLASGNPLALTELAATGHIPPHSRLRASVRARLAGLGPGARDLVLMAALDDWLDVDTMVRAAGRSGVDLRSLEDAREAGFVRLDGDHVVAASPLLQTLLREEAPLADRRAVHALLLSVLDPVRHRLRCTWHRAALAGGAEPELAGELLESAAEFWLAGRPRRARALLRQARPLARGTSVRGIADLVQGSLEMREGTPAVASETLLVAANQLSGSQRDLAVTALMLAGEASCVAGDYVRYYAIADRARRLHRPDDSARIRLVLDHFAGMSDAYRGRHDRAAGPLRRVVGLGEMLDEPATKIWASQAAYTLGDAARAHELAVAAVTGASSRGTAALVPWALVYVALSELLLDRHSSALSNALEGLRMARAIGQPNSAVDHLTILALEAALRGDRDTTRTRLAAASHEVATRGLGRPGAFSTWASACVDLADDRPEDALDRFRLMAAGTGRVHPGVRAMATPHFVEAAARCGQQAKAAAALAPFEDWARSTGSDVRLALSHRCRALLGDADADDHFETAIGLHRSSQTALELAKTELFYAHRLRRNRKARAARELLREALKIFQRYDAPHWAERTTAELRAAGESVGGCGKTAELTPQQLQIARLVAGGATNREIAAQLVISHRTVDHHLRNIFARMGLRSRVELAARFR; encoded by the coding sequence ATGGGCGCCGATGCTGTCGGCCAGGTGGCTCTGCGCGGACGTGACCGCGAACTGACGGTCCTGCGCCGCGCGCTCGGGGATGCCCGGGACGGGCGCGGCGGCGGTCTCGTGGTCCTCGGTGGCCCCGGTTCCGGCCGGTCCGCCCTGCTCGCGGCGGCACGGGCCGAGGCGTCCGGGTTCACCGTCCGCGCCGCGCGGGGAGTCGAGTCCGAGCGGGGCTTGCCGCACTGCGGTCTGCTCCAGCTCCTGCCCGGCCAGGCGGATCCGCCCACGGACCCATTGCGGCTCGGGCACACGGTGCACGCGGCCATCGCCCAGGTCCCTGCTCCGCTGTTGTGCCTGGTCGACGACGCCGACCTGCTCGATCCCGAGTCCCGCGAAGCGCTGGCGTTCGCGGCGCGGCGCCTGTCCGCGCTGCCCGTGCTCGTGCTGTTCTCGGCCACCGGGCCGATCGACGGGCTGCCCGGGCTGTGGCTCGATCCGCTCGACCGCGAGGCGAGCGCGCGGGTGGTGGCCGACCACGGCGTCGCCGACCCTGCCCCGGACCTGCTCGACCTGGCCTCGGGCAACCCGCTCGCCCTCACCGAACTGGCCGCCACCGGACACATCCCGCCGCACAGCCGCCTGCGCGCGTCCGTCCGCGCACGGCTCGCCGGACTCGGGCCCGGCGCACGCGACCTCGTGCTGATGGCCGCGCTCGACGACTGGCTCGACGTGGACACCATGGTCCGCGCCGCCGGGCGGTCCGGTGTGGACCTCCGATCCCTGGAGGACGCGCGCGAAGCCGGGTTCGTGCGGCTCGACGGTGACCACGTCGTCGCCGCCAGCCCGCTGCTGCAGACCCTGCTGCGGGAAGAGGCACCGCTGGCGGACCGGCGCGCCGTGCACGCCCTGCTGCTGTCGGTACTGGACCCCGTGCGGCACCGGCTGCGGTGCACCTGGCACCGGGCCGCGCTCGCCGGTGGCGCCGAACCGGAGCTCGCGGGGGAACTGCTCGAATCGGCGGCGGAGTTCTGGCTCGCCGGACGGCCCCGCCGGGCGCGGGCGCTGTTGCGACAGGCCCGGCCGCTCGCTCGCGGCACGTCCGTTCGCGGCATCGCCGACCTGGTGCAGGGCAGTCTGGAAATGCGCGAAGGCACGCCCGCGGTGGCCAGCGAAACCCTGCTGGTCGCCGCGAACCAGCTGTCCGGATCGCAGCGGGATCTCGCGGTCACCGCGCTGATGCTCGCCGGGGAGGCGAGCTGCGTGGCCGGCGACTACGTGCGGTACTACGCGATCGCCGACCGGGCGCGGCGGTTGCACCGTCCCGACGACTCCGCGCGGATCCGGCTCGTGCTCGACCACTTCGCCGGCATGAGCGACGCCTACCGCGGACGGCACGACCGCGCGGCCGGGCCGCTGCGCCGGGTCGTCGGCCTCGGCGAGATGCTCGACGAACCGGCGACCAAGATCTGGGCGAGCCAGGCCGCCTACACCCTCGGCGACGCCGCGCGGGCCCACGAGCTGGCGGTGGCCGCAGTCACCGGCGCGAGCAGCCGCGGCACCGCCGCGCTCGTCCCGTGGGCCCTGGTGTACGTCGCGCTCTCCGAACTGTTGCTGGACCGGCATTCGAGCGCGTTGTCCAACGCGCTCGAAGGTCTGCGGATGGCGCGGGCCATCGGCCAGCCCAACTCGGCCGTCGACCACCTGACGATCCTCGCGCTGGAGGCGGCGCTGCGCGGCGACCGGGACACCACCCGGACCCGCCTGGCCGCGGCGTCACACGAGGTCGCCACCCGCGGTCTGGGCAGGCCGGGCGCGTTCAGCACCTGGGCGTCGGCGTGCGTGGACCTGGCCGACGACCGGCCGGAGGACGCGCTGGACCGGTTCCGGCTGATGGCCGCCGGGACCGGGCGGGTACACCCTGGCGTGCGCGCGATGGCGACGCCGCACTTCGTGGAGGCCGCGGCGCGCTGCGGTCAGCAGGCCAAGGCAGCCGCGGCGCTGGCACCGTTCGAGGACTGGGCCCGCAGCACCGGCAGCGACGTGCGGCTGGCCCTGTCCCACCGTTGCCGCGCTCTGCTCGGCGACGCCGACGCCGACGACCACTTCGAAACCGCGATCGGCCTGCACCGCTCCAGCCAGACCGCGCTGGAACTGGCGAAGACCGAGCTGTTCTACGCGCACCGCCTGCGCCGCAACCGCAAGGCCCGTGCCGCGCGAGAACTTTTGCGCGAGGCCTTGAAGATCTTCCAGCGCTACGACGCGCCGCACTGGGCCGAGCGCACCACCGCGGAGCTGCGGGCGGCGGGGGAGTCGGTGGGGGGCTGCGGGAAGACCGCGGAACTGACGCCGCAGCAGCTGCAGATCGCCCGGCTGGTCGCCGGCGGCGCGACCAACCGCGAGATCGCCGCGCAGCTCGTCATCAGCCACCGCACGGTCGACCACCACCTGCGCAACATCTTCGCGCGGATGGGCCTGCGCTCGCGCGTCGAGCTCGCCGCCCGCTTCCGCTGA
- a CDS encoding dihydroxyacetone kinase subunit DhaK gives MAVRQLVNDPDDFVREALEGLQRAHPDLVRCHDDPAYVVRARQADKVALVSGGGSGHEPLHTGFVGTGMLDAAVPGAVFASPTAFQIRAAIGAADRGRGVLLIVKNYTGDVLNFRIAAELAADDGIDVRTVLVDDDLATDGQEDGAPGRRGTAAVVAVEKICGAAAENGASLDEVAALGDRIVSSARTMALALAACTQPGQDRPSFDLPDGEIEFGVGIHGEHGVGRRPFAPARELVAELAKPLVAALGLGRGDQVITIVNGLGATHGLELSVVHRELAGFLDGLGVRLSRSLVGAYVTALDMRGCSITLLRADDELTALWDAPVRTPALTW, from the coding sequence ATGGCGGTACGCCAGCTCGTGAACGATCCGGACGATTTCGTGCGTGAGGCGCTGGAGGGGCTCCAGCGCGCGCACCCGGATCTCGTCCGCTGCCACGACGACCCGGCCTACGTGGTCCGGGCGCGGCAGGCGGACAAGGTCGCGCTGGTTTCCGGCGGCGGCTCCGGGCACGAGCCGCTGCACACCGGTTTCGTGGGCACCGGCATGCTGGACGCGGCCGTTCCGGGCGCGGTGTTCGCCAGCCCGACGGCGTTCCAGATCCGCGCCGCCATCGGGGCGGCCGATCGCGGGCGCGGCGTGCTGTTGATCGTCAAGAACTACACCGGCGACGTGCTCAACTTCCGCATCGCCGCCGAACTGGCCGCCGACGACGGGATCGACGTGCGCACCGTGCTGGTCGACGACGACCTGGCCACGGACGGCCAGGAGGACGGCGCACCCGGACGGCGCGGTACGGCGGCCGTGGTGGCGGTGGAAAAGATCTGCGGCGCGGCGGCGGAGAACGGCGCTTCGCTGGACGAGGTCGCCGCGCTGGGGGACCGGATCGTGTCCTCGGCGCGCACGATGGCACTGGCGCTGGCGGCGTGCACCCAGCCGGGGCAGGACCGGCCGTCGTTCGACCTGCCCGACGGTGAGATCGAGTTCGGCGTCGGCATCCACGGCGAGCACGGGGTCGGGCGACGGCCGTTCGCGCCGGCGCGGGAACTGGTTGCCGAGCTGGCGAAACCGCTCGTCGCGGCGCTCGGACTGGGCCGGGGTGACCAGGTGATCACCATTGTCAACGGGCTGGGCGCCACGCACGGGCTGGAACTGTCGGTGGTGCACCGCGAGCTGGCCGGTTTCCTCGACGGGCTCGGTGTGCGGCTTTCGCGTTCGCTGGTCGGAGCGTACGTGACCGCGCTGGACATGCGCGGCTGCTCGATCACGCTGCTGCGCGCCGACGACGAACTGACCGCCCTGTGGGACGCCCCGGTGCGCACCCCCGCCCTGACCTGGTGA
- a CDS encoding MAB_1171c family putative transporter: protein MTGDVLHTIGTAVLVPGVVALWGALLVRAAAAVRGSAPRRRMFLAVAGLAASITIYVEPVRSLVHHALHLGTRCGVVMNVWGVLSSALILDFVLAATSRRRPVLVYSAAATVGVALLALNTGTCVTSADGSRFALFWCLLCLTHVLGTGPSALLCARYARRATNLPLRAGLSVLVTGFVSSTVFWALVVPGFLITRAPWLPSAFPLNIGVTAWVMALGIALPQLLRLHHAAGDRRTLRRLEPLWRRLTTAVPQVRLPEHGRWTSDLRLYRRVIEIRDAVVVLRDYAGPDIVEAAHVHARDDAVATACWLPFAEAAQARGAAPHPAPAPSDEPDDWAGEVGFALRLAEHQNSSAVRHFTGGSARSG from the coding sequence GTGACCGGGGACGTCCTGCACACGATCGGGACGGCCGTGCTCGTGCCGGGGGTCGTCGCCCTGTGGGGTGCGCTGCTCGTCAGGGCAGCGGCGGCGGTCCGGGGCTCGGCGCCGCGGCGGCGGATGTTCCTCGCGGTCGCCGGGTTGGCCGCGTCGATCACCATCTACGTCGAGCCGGTCCGTTCGCTGGTGCACCACGCGCTCCACCTCGGCACCCGGTGCGGCGTCGTGATGAACGTGTGGGGTGTCCTCAGCTCGGCGCTCATCCTCGACTTCGTCCTGGCCGCCACGTCGCGCCGGCGTCCGGTGCTCGTCTATTCGGCGGCCGCGACGGTCGGCGTCGCGCTCCTGGCGCTCAACACGGGCACCTGCGTGACGTCCGCGGACGGGTCGCGGTTCGCGCTGTTCTGGTGCCTCCTCTGCCTCACCCACGTGCTGGGCACGGGGCCGTCGGCGCTTCTGTGCGCCCGCTACGCCCGCCGGGCGACGAACCTCCCGCTGCGCGCCGGGCTGTCCGTGCTCGTCACCGGGTTCGTGTCGTCGACCGTGTTCTGGGCGCTCGTCGTACCCGGCTTCCTCATCACCCGCGCCCCGTGGCTGCCCAGTGCGTTCCCGCTCAACATCGGCGTCACCGCCTGGGTGATGGCGCTCGGCATCGCCCTGCCGCAGCTGCTGCGCCTGCACCACGCGGCGGGCGACCGCCGGACACTGCGCCGCCTGGAACCGTTGTGGCGGCGCCTCACCACGGCCGTCCCGCAGGTCCGCCTGCCCGAGCACGGCCGGTGGACCAGCGACCTGAGGCTCTACCGCCGGGTCATCGAGATCCGTGACGCCGTCGTCGTCCTGCGCGACTACGCGGGCCCGGACATCGTCGAAGCCGCCCACGTGCACGCGCGCGACGACGCCGTGGCCACCGCCTGCTGGCTCCCCTTCGCCGAAGCGGCACAAGCACGCGGCGCCGCCCCGCACCCGGCCCCGGCGCCAAGCGACGAACCGGACGACTGGGCCGGGGAAGTCGGCTTCGCGCTCCGGCTCGCCGAGCACCAGAACTCGTCCGCGGTCCGGCACTTCACCGGCGGATCCGCGCGGTCCGGATGA
- a CDS encoding anti-sigma factor antagonist (This anti-anti-sigma factor, or anti-sigma factor antagonist, belongs to a family that includes characterized members SpoIIAA, RsbV, RsfA, and RsfB.) — protein sequence MSVSSSPDGLITVAREVRGQAVIVRVAGEVDFSSLVHLQDELSAAVADAAPPGPVVLDLEEVGFFGWCGLTLLVNQDDRCTRSHTPLRVVATTGTVLQPLRLAGLGEVLPVYPDVASALAEEAPVG from the coding sequence ATGTCGGTCAGCTCCTCTCCCGATGGCCTGATCACGGTCGCGCGCGAGGTACGCGGTCAGGCGGTGATCGTGCGGGTCGCCGGCGAGGTGGATTTCAGTTCACTCGTGCACCTCCAGGACGAGCTCAGCGCCGCGGTCGCCGATGCCGCACCGCCCGGGCCCGTCGTGCTGGACCTGGAGGAGGTCGGCTTCTTCGGCTGGTGCGGGCTGACCCTGCTGGTCAACCAGGACGACCGGTGCACCCGCAGCCACACGCCGCTGCGGGTGGTCGCCACGACCGGGACGGTGCTGCAGCCCCTGCGTCTGGCCGGCCTGGGCGAGGTGCTGCCGGTCTACCCCGATGTGGCCTCTGCCCTGGCGGAAGAAGCGCCCGTAGGCTGA